A genomic region of Devosia ginsengisoli contains the following coding sequences:
- a CDS encoding CaiB/BaiF CoA-transferase family protein: protein MQRTERPLAGLIVVDLMNGSLAAIGRTLAELGAEVVLVETASSARPGAEDRRRQIEFAVGNVGKQSVVVDLDTPRGRASLDALIARADILIEDASPAAEVQLDLNDIRDRYQTLTVLSVSDFGRDNVFSGYQATDPVLHALSSELARSGIKGRIPLLPPGQLAYATAATQATFAVLLAYYNRLRTGWGDWLDFSALDGVSQALDPGFGIGGSATQGGRPSDMPRDRPPRGQLYPIIDCADGKVRICVLSPRQWQSLHRLMGSPEAFADPAFGNTKVRRESEALNEAIAAHFATMTRKELEIAGETFGVPIGAVLSLEEAVVTEHMQARETLTTVADGFGGTIQLTNGALEINGVRMGPPKHVSARGADSVKIGGKPLGAHRQGPKPGKRPLEGIRVLDLGVIVVGAEQGRLLADYGADVIKVEAKAFPDGGRQTLNGEPLSMGFAAGHRNKRSLGLNLKSEEGRKLFLRLAEKADVILSNFKAGTLESLGLGYDVVSQINPEIIMVDSSAFGPTGPWSRRMGYGPLVRANAGLTDLWRYPDDPESYSDSVTIYPDHTAARVGVVAILAMLIARLGHGRGGRVSIAQAEIMLNQMSEQIALVGEGLPLEPADAPWGVFPCKGDDEWCVITVRNDADWQALNAVTGWSKVLGDTRLATREGRHVHREHIEAALRQWLADKTPHEAMAILQQAGVPAAAMFRVHDLMEQFYFGQRSFLRSETHPHIPGSYLVERHSIVSHDLAEPPMGAAPLMGQHTTEVVRDWLRLTGAETDRLVAAGVLEPIEQPVAAE from the coding sequence ATGCAGCGGACTGAGCGGCCGCTTGCCGGCCTGATCGTTGTCGACCTGATGAATGGTTCATTGGCCGCGATCGGCCGGACCCTCGCTGAGCTCGGGGCAGAGGTGGTGTTGGTGGAAACTGCCAGCTCGGCACGCCCGGGCGCTGAAGATCGCCGCCGGCAGATCGAGTTTGCAGTTGGCAATGTCGGCAAGCAGAGCGTGGTGGTGGATCTCGATACACCCCGCGGCCGCGCCAGCCTCGATGCGCTGATTGCCCGCGCCGATATCCTGATCGAGGATGCGTCTCCCGCCGCCGAGGTGCAGCTGGACCTCAATGATATCCGCGACCGCTACCAGACGCTGACGGTGCTCTCGGTCAGCGATTTCGGCAGGGACAACGTGTTCAGCGGCTACCAGGCCACCGATCCGGTGCTGCATGCCCTGTCGAGCGAACTGGCGCGCTCCGGCATCAAGGGGCGCATACCCCTGCTGCCCCCCGGCCAGCTGGCCTATGCCACGGCCGCCACGCAGGCCACTTTTGCCGTCCTGCTGGCCTACTACAACCGCCTTCGCACCGGCTGGGGCGATTGGCTCGACTTCTCGGCGCTCGATGGCGTCTCGCAGGCGCTCGATCCCGGTTTCGGTATCGGCGGCAGCGCCACGCAAGGCGGCCGGCCGAGCGATATGCCGCGTGACCGCCCACCCAGGGGACAGCTCTATCCCATCATCGACTGCGCCGACGGCAAGGTGCGCATCTGCGTCCTCTCGCCTCGCCAGTGGCAATCGCTGCACAGGCTCATGGGAAGCCCCGAAGCATTTGCCGATCCCGCCTTCGGCAACACGAAGGTGCGGCGTGAATCGGAGGCGTTGAACGAGGCTATCGCCGCCCATTTCGCCACCATGACCCGCAAGGAACTCGAGATTGCTGGCGAGACATTCGGTGTGCCGATCGGTGCGGTGCTCTCGCTGGAAGAGGCTGTCGTCACCGAGCATATGCAAGCCCGCGAGACACTGACAACGGTTGCCGACGGTTTCGGCGGTACGATCCAGCTCACCAACGGCGCGCTGGAAATCAACGGCGTGCGCATGGGGCCACCAAAGCATGTCTCAGCGCGTGGCGCCGACAGCGTCAAGATCGGTGGCAAGCCGCTCGGTGCCCATCGCCAGGGTCCAAAACCCGGCAAGCGTCCGCTGGAAGGCATTCGCGTACTCGATCTCGGCGTCATCGTCGTGGGCGCCGAGCAGGGTCGCCTGCTTGCCGACTACGGCGCCGATGTCATCAAGGTCGAGGCCAAGGCCTTCCCGGACGGCGGTCGCCAGACCCTGAATGGCGAGCCGCTGTCCATGGGCTTTGCCGCCGGCCATCGCAACAAGCGGAGCCTCGGGCTCAACCTGAAGAGCGAGGAGGGCAGAAAGCTATTCCTGCGGCTCGCCGAGAAGGCGGATGTCATTCTCTCCAACTTCAAGGCGGGAACGCTGGAATCGCTGGGCCTGGGCTATGACGTCGTCAGCCAGATCAACCCGGAAATCATCATGGTCGACAGCTCCGCCTTCGGCCCGACAGGGCCGTGGAGCCGCCGCATGGGCTATGGCCCGCTGGTCCGGGCCAATGCCGGCCTGACCGACCTCTGGCGCTACCCCGACGATCCGGAAAGCTATTCGGACTCGGTGACGATCTACCCTGATCACACCGCCGCACGGGTCGGCGTGGTTGCCATTCTCGCCATGCTGATCGCCCGTCTCGGGCATGGCAGGGGCGGGCGGGTCAGCATCGCCCAGGCCGAAATCATGCTCAACCAGATGAGCGAGCAGATCGCCCTGGTCGGCGAGGGCCTGCCGCTTGAGCCCGCCGATGCGCCCTGGGGCGTCTTTCCCTGCAAGGGCGACGACGAATGGTGCGTGATAACGGTCCGCAATGATGCCGACTGGCAGGCGCTGAATGCCGTCACAGGATGGTCCAAGGTCTTGGGCGACACGCGTCTTGCGACCCGTGAAGGGCGCCATGTCCACCGGGAGCATATCGAGGCCGCCCTGCGACAGTGGCTTGCCGACAAGACACCGCACGAGGCCATGGCCATCCTGCAGCAGGCCGGTGTGCCGGCTGCGGCGATGTTCCGGGTTCATGACCTGATGGAGCAGTTCTATTTCGGCCAGCGCTCTTTCCTGCGCAGCGAAACCCACCCCCACATCCCCGGAAGCTACC
- a CDS encoding TetR/AcrR family transcriptional regulator has protein sequence MQEASEELRASDEPRRRGRPRDTNIEDKVFDAAIAIYSEAGWAGFNFDAIAKQSGVGKAAIYRRWATREDLLRETFALRWDPIALIDEGSIEADLIAMIKLMLDRFLGTRGGIVLNLHADTRRYSEVREVAFNLGAVTASRQAKIFQRAIDRGELPAGVDSQMLEMALSGTVLNRIVRAGNGLMPLDNFNADEFAKSLARFLLTASGAPPKP, from the coding sequence ATGCAAGAGGCATCTGAAGAATTGCGCGCATCGGATGAACCGCGCCGTCGAGGACGCCCTCGCGACACCAATATCGAAGACAAAGTCTTCGATGCCGCGATCGCGATCTATTCGGAAGCCGGCTGGGCGGGATTCAATTTCGATGCAATCGCCAAACAATCGGGTGTCGGCAAGGCCGCGATCTACCGCCGATGGGCGACTCGCGAAGACTTGCTGCGCGAAACCTTCGCCCTGCGCTGGGACCCGATCGCGCTGATCGATGAGGGATCGATCGAGGCGGACCTGATCGCGATGATCAAGCTGATGCTCGATCGCTTCCTGGGAACCCGGGGCGGGATCGTGCTCAATCTGCATGCCGATACCCGCCGTTATTCCGAGGTTCGGGAAGTCGCGTTCAACCTCGGCGCCGTCACGGCCTCGCGCCAGGCCAAGATTTTCCAGCGGGCAATCGACCGCGGCGAATTGCCGGCCGGGGTGGATTCGCAGATGCTGGAGATGGCGCTATCAGGCACGGTCCTGAACCGCATCGTGCGAGCCGGCAATGGCCTGATGCCACTGGATAATTTCAATGCCGACGAGTTCGCCAAGTCGCTTGCCCGGTTTCTGCTGACAGCTTCGGGCGCACCGCCCAAGCCCTAG
- a CDS encoding TRAP transporter large permease subunit, with protein MNTAASSQVTVVDSRRWYLETLVTLIQVAAVFGVLLLMAHTLANVAGRYFFNTPLRGTNEIVAFWYLPLIAFPGFVAAQVLNRHISANILFDMLPKKNQREVAIGIALIGAALCGTFAYYTFQEALHSMAQGRHVVGTSAVIVWPTTFLPPIAFGSLCVLFLMEMANLIMGRAIQKDQEQLELERLGIAEEEAKPAEATKGQRWLVRAAIIGAIAICLVAMFAFEAKQVIALGAVGLMLVLLFLKVPVAFSLAGPGLLGLWAIRPRAVFTMLENQPFDAVANWTFSVLPMFIFMGILLWKSGLTAQMYVAARVWLKWLPGGLAVSTNAAGTGLAAVSGSTLATTYALGRIGIPEMLRAGYDRRMAIASIMISGLPGQLIPPSTALVIYAGIAEVPIGPQLMAGIIPGLFVAFVFSMALILAATIWPSLVGGRSKNDGEVITWSQRWTSLAGIWPMPVLIGIVLGGMFAGVLTATEAGAAGALGALILTIIVKGKTSWRTIVDAGVDTIITSGAIFLLLIGAQILSSLLTLSGLADGFADWVSHAGFDRVTFLLIVLAVYLLLGTFMENLPIMLLTVPLLIPILGELDVSLLWFGVFCVFMGELAILTPPVGILSFVIHALCQEKEINLGQKITLNDVMSSVWYLMPIAVLVAVLLIFFPDLVTWLPDQMSIR; from the coding sequence ATGAACACGGCAGCAAGCTCGCAGGTGACCGTCGTCGATTCCCGACGCTGGTATCTCGAAACTCTCGTGACGCTCATCCAGGTTGCTGCCGTGTTCGGCGTGTTGCTGCTGATGGCGCACACGCTGGCCAATGTGGCAGGGCGCTACTTCTTCAACACGCCCTTGCGCGGCACCAATGAAATTGTGGCCTTCTGGTACCTACCGCTGATTGCCTTTCCCGGCTTCGTGGCGGCGCAGGTTCTCAATCGGCATATCTCCGCGAATATCCTGTTCGATATGCTGCCCAAGAAAAACCAGCGCGAGGTTGCCATTGGCATCGCGCTGATCGGGGCGGCTCTATGCGGGACTTTCGCCTACTACACGTTCCAGGAAGCGCTACACAGCATGGCGCAGGGACGGCATGTGGTCGGCACCAGCGCCGTGATCGTCTGGCCGACGACCTTCCTGCCGCCGATCGCCTTCGGTTCGCTTTGCGTGCTGTTCCTCATGGAAATGGCCAACCTCATCATGGGACGGGCAATCCAGAAGGACCAGGAGCAACTGGAGCTGGAAAGGCTCGGCATCGCCGAGGAAGAGGCGAAGCCCGCCGAGGCCACCAAGGGCCAGCGCTGGCTGGTCCGGGCCGCAATTATCGGCGCCATCGCTATCTGCCTGGTCGCCATGTTCGCCTTCGAGGCCAAGCAGGTCATTGCCCTGGGCGCCGTCGGCCTGATGCTGGTGCTGTTGTTCCTCAAGGTGCCGGTGGCCTTCTCCCTCGCCGGACCGGGCCTGCTCGGCCTGTGGGCCATTCGCCCGCGTGCCGTGTTCACCATGCTGGAGAACCAGCCGTTCGATGCGGTCGCGAACTGGACCTTCAGCGTGCTGCCCATGTTCATCTTCATGGGCATTCTGCTCTGGAAGTCGGGGCTCACCGCCCAGATGTATGTGGCAGCGCGGGTCTGGCTGAAATGGCTGCCCGGGGGTCTCGCCGTCAGCACCAATGCTGCAGGCACCGGCCTGGCGGCGGTGAGCGGCTCCACGCTCGCCACCACATATGCGCTTGGACGGATCGGCATACCGGAAATGTTGCGGGCCGGCTATGACCGCCGCATGGCCATCGCCTCGATCATGATTTCGGGCCTGCCGGGGCAGCTGATCCCGCCCAGCACGGCGCTGGTCATCTATGCCGGTATTGCCGAGGTTCCCATCGGGCCGCAACTGATGGCCGGTATCATCCCCGGCCTGTTCGTGGCCTTCGTCTTCAGCATGGCGCTCATTCTGGCGGCGACGATCTGGCCAAGCCTGGTCGGCGGTCGCAGCAAGAATGACGGCGAGGTCATCACCTGGTCGCAGCGCTGGACATCGCTGGCCGGCATCTGGCCCATGCCCGTGCTGATCGGCATCGTGCTCGGCGGCATGTTTGCCGGCGTGCTGACGGCAACCGAGGCCGGAGCGGCGGGGGCACTCGGTGCGCTGATCCTGACCATCATCGTCAAGGGCAAGACATCGTGGAGAACCATTGTCGATGCCGGTGTCGACACGATCATCACCTCGGGCGCCATCTTCCTGTTGCTGATCGGTGCCCAGATCCTGTCCAGCCTGCTGACACTATCAGGCCTGGCAGACGGCTTCGCCGATTGGGTGAGCCATGCCGGCTTTGACCGGGTCACGTTCCTGCTGATCGTGTTGGCGGTTTACCTGCTGCTCGGCACTTTCATGGAAAACCTGCCGATCATGCTGCTCACAGTGCCGCTGCTGATCCCGATCCTGGGCGAACTCGACGTGTCGCTCCTGTGGTTCGGCGTCTTCTGCGTGTTCATGGGCGAGCTGGCCATCCTGACACCGCCGGTCGGCATCCTGTCCTTCGTGATCCACGCCTTATGCCAGGAGAAGGAGATCAATCTCGGCCAGAAGATCACGCTGAACGACGTCATGTCGTCCGTGTGGTACCTCATGCCCATAGCGGTCCTGGTGGCCGTGCTGCTGATCTTCTTCCCCGATCTCGTGACCTGGCTGCCGGACCAGATGTCGATCCGGTAA